One Deltaproteobacteria bacterium genomic window carries:
- a CDS encoding YCF48-related protein yields the protein MKEICRRLSLLRSRLHPLGCTSAALLTALVLSLPAHASGEAKPAVQAPLAATTLLLDAATAGDRVIAVGQRGHILISDDGANWKQAQVPVRALLTAVHMHDATTGWAVGHDAVILRTGDAGDTWRLLHRAPEEERPLLDVWFRDKETGFAVGAYGYFLATRDGGATWTSRAISQDDFHLNEIVPAGAERLLIAAEAGVVYRSDDGGGTWRELSSPYTGSWYGALVLDADRFMLLGLRGHLFRSEDAGESWTRVATHTTATLTDAVRLPSGMVLLTGLEGILLTSRDDGVSVSTTRLPSRQGITSALALPDGSTLLTGEFGVRRLPSLESIPKPE from the coding sequence ATGAAAGAAATTTGCCGGCGCCTGTCCCTGCTCCGTTCACGCTTACATCCTCTTGGTTGTACCTCGGCGGCCCTGCTGACAGCCCTGGTGCTGTCTCTGCCCGCCCATGCCTCGGGAGAGGCCAAACCGGCCGTCCAGGCGCCGCTGGCCGCGACCACTCTCCTGCTGGACGCGGCCACGGCCGGTGATCGCGTCATCGCGGTGGGCCAGCGCGGCCACATCCTGATATCCGACGACGGCGCGAACTGGAAACAGGCGCAGGTGCCCGTCCGCGCCCTGCTCACCGCGGTGCACATGCACGACGCCACCACAGGCTGGGCCGTGGGACACGATGCCGTCATTCTCCGCACCGGCGACGCCGGCGACACATGGCGGTTGCTGCACCGCGCGCCCGAAGAGGAGCGTCCCCTGCTGGACGTGTGGTTCCGGGACAAGGAGACGGGCTTCGCCGTGGGGGCCTACGGCTATTTCCTGGCCACGCGCGACGGGGGCGCCACCTGGACCTCCCGCGCCATCAGCCAGGACGACTTCCACCTGAACGAGATCGTGCCCGCCGGAGCGGAACGCCTGTTGATCGCCGCGGAGGCCGGAGTTGTGTACCGGTCCGACGACGGCGGCGGCACGTGGCGCGAACTGTCCTCGCCCTACACCGGATCATGGTACGGCGCCCTGGTGCTGGATGCCGACCGCTTCATGCTGCTGGGGCTCCGCGGACATCTCTTCCGCTCCGAGGACGCCGGAGAGAGCTGGACTCGGGTGGCCACCCACACCACCGCGACCCTCACGGACGCTGTCCGCCTGCCGTCCGGCATGGTGCTTCTCACCGGACTCGAGGGAATTCTCCTGACCAGCCGCGACGACGGCGTCAGCGTTTCGACCACGCGCCTCCCGTCGCGCCAAGGCATCACGTCCGCGCTGGCGCTTCCCGACGGCTCCACGCTGCTAACCGGAGAGTTCGGCGTGCGGCGCCTGCCCAGCCTGGAATCGATCCCCAAGCCCGAATAA